A single Sphingopyxis chilensis DNA region contains:
- a CDS encoding phospholipase D-like domain-containing protein produces MQPSPPPSVSAAMGNIAPIVVEGRNCWRIERANKARMIVDAADYFALLEVLMAKAEERILLIGWDFDPRIALKPDKDGKGEPLGHYLLKLAQDKPERDIDILRWNFGGLKQFVVPRIVSMIVRWKLTRSISFRLDSAHPVGCSHHQKVAVFDDHLAVCGGIDVGARRWDTRDHKDGDTHRTAPDGKAYMPWHDSTMILAGPVGGALADLGNERWQRATKKPLRDLTGKGENWPDDLEPDFEGVDVAISRTRAEYDGYGEIREIEQLYLDMIAAAKRFIYFENQYFTCGKIAAAIAERLNEDDPPEFVMVMPETADGWLEQMAMDAARVQLVREIAKAKHGDRLKVYFPRTRKGEAIYVHAKTAVVDDRMIRVGSANMNNRSMGLDSECDVTIDAALPANAGVEPVIRRLRESLIGEHLDIDPAEVSRRFEATGSLIATIEAFRGEGRSLELLDLTKPGPFDEFIAENELLDPTSPDEMFESLTERGLRKSWHRGRGWMRRHRPFRRKA; encoded by the coding sequence ATGCAACCATCGCCGCCGCCAAGCGTGTCGGCGGCGATGGGGAATATCGCGCCGATCGTTGTAGAGGGCCGCAACTGCTGGCGGATCGAACGTGCCAACAAAGCGCGGATGATCGTCGATGCCGCCGATTATTTCGCGCTGCTCGAAGTGCTGATGGCGAAAGCGGAAGAGCGTATCCTGCTGATCGGCTGGGATTTCGATCCGCGTATCGCGCTGAAGCCCGATAAAGACGGCAAGGGCGAACCACTCGGCCACTATCTGCTGAAGCTCGCGCAGGACAAGCCCGAGCGCGACATCGATATCCTGCGCTGGAATTTCGGTGGGCTCAAACAGTTCGTGGTGCCGCGCATCGTGTCGATGATCGTGCGTTGGAAACTGACGCGCTCGATCAGCTTCCGCCTCGACAGCGCGCATCCGGTTGGGTGCAGCCACCATCAGAAGGTCGCGGTGTTCGACGACCATCTTGCCGTGTGCGGCGGGATCGACGTGGGCGCGCGCCGCTGGGACACGCGCGATCACAAGGATGGCGACACGCACCGCACCGCGCCCGACGGCAAGGCCTATATGCCCTGGCACGACAGCACGATGATTCTGGCCGGACCGGTGGGCGGTGCGCTCGCCGATCTCGGCAACGAGCGCTGGCAGCGCGCGACGAAAAAGCCTCTCCGCGATCTGACAGGCAAGGGAGAGAATTGGCCCGACGACCTCGAACCCGATTTCGAGGGCGTCGACGTTGCCATCTCGCGCACGCGCGCCGAATATGACGGCTACGGCGAAATCCGCGAGATCGAACAGCTTTACCTCGACATGATCGCGGCGGCGAAGCGCTTCATCTATTTCGAAAATCAATATTTCACCTGCGGCAAGATCGCCGCCGCGATCGCCGAGCGGTTGAACGAGGATGATCCACCCGAATTCGTGATGGTGATGCCCGAAACCGCCGACGGCTGGCTCGAGCAGATGGCGATGGACGCCGCGCGCGTGCAACTCGTCCGCGAAATCGCGAAGGCGAAACATGGCGATCGGCTGAAAGTCTATTTCCCCCGGACGAGGAAGGGCGAGGCCATCTATGTCCACGCCAAGACCGCGGTGGTAGACGATCGGATGATCCGCGTCGGATCCGCCAATATGAACAATCGCTCGATGGGGCTCGACAGCGAATGCGATGTGACGATCGACGCCGCGCTGCCCGCGAATGCCGGCGTCGAGCCGGTCATCCGCCGCTTGCGCGAATCGCTGATCGGCGAACATCTGGACATCGACCCGGCCGAGGTTAGCCGCCGTTTCGAGGCGACGGGGTCATTGATCGCGACGATCGAGGCGTTTCGCGGCGAAGGCCGTTCGCTCGAACTGCTCGACCTGACCAAGCCGGGGCCGTTCGACGAATTCATCGCCGAGAATGAACTGCTCGATCCGACGAGCCCCGACGAGATGTTCGAAAGCCTGACCGAGCGCGGGCTAAGGAAAAGCTGGCATCGCGGTCGCGGCTGGATGCGGCGGCATCGGCCCTTTCGGCGGAAGGCTTAG
- a CDS encoding MerR family transcriptional regulator, whose amino-acid sequence MTDPYGHAHIDTPDHLGREQFSITDLSTEFGVTARALRFYEDEGLISPSRKGLSRIYSKRDRARLAWILRAKRTGFSLADIREMIDLYDVGDGRKLQRQVTIEKCEERIALLRRQRDDIDSAVDELSRFIDMVKKVDAA is encoded by the coding sequence ATGACCGACCCTTACGGCCACGCCCATATCGACACGCCCGATCATCTGGGGCGCGAGCAATTCAGCATCACCGACTTGTCGACCGAGTTCGGGGTTACCGCCCGCGCGCTGCGCTTCTATGAGGACGAGGGTTTGATCAGCCCGTCGCGCAAGGGCCTGTCGCGTATCTATTCGAAGCGCGATCGCGCCCGGCTCGCGTGGATATTGCGCGCAAAGCGGACGGGGTTCAGCCTCGCTGACATTCGCGAAATGATCGACCTTTACGACGTCGGCGACGGCCGCAAATTGCAGCGCCAGGTGACGATCGAAAAATGCGAAGAGCGCATCGCGCTGCTTCGCCGCCAGCGCGACGATATTGACAGCGCTGTAGATGAGCTGTCACGCTTCATCGATATGGTGAAGAAAGTCGATGCGGCCTGA
- the hisI gene encoding phosphoribosyl-AMP cyclohydrolase — MDDQRDTTDRFLPRFDAAGLVTAIVTDADTHVLLMVAHMNEEAIAKTRDTGQAHFWSRSRASLWRKGETSGNGLTLVEMRVDCDQDALLLRVRPAGPACHTGRRSCFYRRIEADGSLTFLVDDAQG, encoded by the coding sequence ATGGATGACCAGCGCGACACGACCGACCGATTTCTTCCGCGTTTCGACGCCGCGGGGCTGGTGACGGCGATCGTCACCGACGCCGACACACACGTCCTGCTGATGGTCGCGCATATGAACGAAGAGGCGATCGCAAAAACGCGCGATACGGGGCAGGCGCATTTCTGGTCGCGCTCGCGGGCGTCGCTGTGGCGCAAGGGCGAAACCTCGGGTAACGGCCTGACGCTCGTCGAGATGCGCGTCGATTGCGATCAGGACGCGCTGCTGCTGCGCGTAAGGCCCGCGGGGCCGGCGTGCCATACCGGACGCCGCTCGTGCTTCTATCGCCGCATCGAGGCGGATGGCAGCCTGACCTTTCTGGTGGACGATGCGCAGGGCTGA
- a CDS encoding HpcH/HpaI aldolase/citrate lyase family protein codes for MRLRSLLFVPGDRPERFAKAAASGADAIILDLEDSVSLANKDAARHAVADYLAGERDVITLVRVNPLDGHMTAADVVAIAGARPDAIMLPKAEGAPSIQQLDTILRSEAARDASMPAILPIATETPAAIFTLGSYREVKDRLLGLTWGAEDLPAAIGAATSRHDDGSYTAPYEMARALTLFAAHGANTAAIDTVFPAIKDEEGLASYAARARRDGFTGMMAIHPSQVGPINAAFTPSADEVARAQAIIDAFAANPGVGVLQVDGKMVDAPHLKQAHHILSLAD; via the coding sequence ATGCGACTTCGTTCCCTTCTCTTCGTCCCCGGCGACCGGCCCGAACGTTTCGCCAAGGCCGCGGCGTCGGGTGCCGATGCGATCATCCTCGACCTTGAGGATTCGGTTTCGCTCGCGAACAAGGACGCGGCGCGTCACGCGGTTGCCGACTATCTTGCCGGGGAGCGGGACGTGATCACGCTGGTGCGCGTCAATCCGCTCGACGGCCACATGACCGCCGCCGACGTTGTCGCGATCGCCGGCGCCCGTCCCGACGCGATCATGCTGCCCAAGGCCGAAGGCGCGCCGAGTATCCAGCAGCTCGACACGATCCTGCGCAGCGAAGCGGCGCGGGACGCCTCGATGCCCGCAATCCTGCCGATCGCGACCGAGACTCCCGCGGCGATCTTCACGCTCGGCAGCTACCGCGAAGTGAAGGACCGCCTGCTCGGCCTGACCTGGGGCGCCGAGGACCTGCCCGCCGCGATCGGTGCAGCGACGAGCCGGCACGACGACGGAAGCTACACCGCGCCCTATGAAATGGCGCGCGCGCTGACCCTGTTCGCTGCGCATGGCGCGAACACCGCCGCGATCGACACCGTGTTCCCGGCGATCAAGGACGAGGAAGGCCTCGCCTCCTATGCCGCCCGCGCGCGGCGCGATGGCTTTACCGGCATGATGGCGATCCACCCGTCGCAGGTCGGGCCGATCAACGCCGCCTTCACACCCTCGGCCGACGAGGTGGCGCGAGCACAGGCGATCATCGATGCCTTTGCGGCCAACCCCGGTGTCGGCGTGCTCCAGGTCGATGGGAAGATGGTCGACGCGCCGCATTTGAAGCAGGCGCATCACATCCTGTCGCTGGCCGACTAA
- a CDS encoding acetyl-CoA carboxylase biotin carboxylase subunit encodes MITSLLIANRGEIACRIIRTAREMGIRTVAVYSDADAKALHVREADEAVHIGPSPARESYLVGEKIIAAAKATDAEAIHPGYGFLSENAEFAQAVADAGLVWVGPKPSSITAMGLKDAAKKLMADAGVPVTPGYMGENQDPAFLAEQAAQIGYPVLIKAVAGGGGKGMRKVDAPADFLDALASCQREAASSFGNDHVLIEKYILTPRHIEVQVFGDTHGNVVHLFERDCSLQRRHQKVIEEAPAPGMDEATRADLCAAAVRAAKAVDYVGAGTIEFIADASEGLRADRIWFMEMNTRLQVEHPVTEEITGVDLVEWQLRVASGEPIPLAQDELAINGWAMEARLYAEDPAKGFLPSIGTLELFQLPEQIGRVDTGVYEGAEVSPFYDPMIAKVIAWGEEREEARELLSEMLEDSAIWPVKTNSAFLINALDHPDFIAGTVDTGLIGRDGDAMTEEPVPSAQALTNAAMAMVPRSLQSGFRLNASDIRSSPFLLDGKRVEVELHGPGAEEPAPAMLVAEGGSVWQLAPWRAEGSAGGAAGDGAILSPMPGKVIAVDVAAGDKVTKGQKLLTLEAMKMEHSLTAPFDGIVAELNAVAGSQVQVEALLALIEKDEA; translated from the coding sequence ATGATCACTTCCCTCCTCATCGCCAATCGCGGCGAAATCGCCTGCCGTATCATCCGCACCGCGCGCGAGATGGGCATACGCACCGTTGCGGTCTATTCGGACGCCGATGCGAAAGCGCTGCATGTGCGCGAGGCCGACGAGGCCGTGCATATCGGGCCGTCGCCGGCGCGCGAATCCTATCTGGTTGGCGAGAAGATCATCGCCGCCGCGAAGGCGACGGACGCCGAGGCGATCCATCCGGGCTATGGCTTCCTCTCCGAGAATGCCGAGTTTGCGCAGGCGGTCGCCGATGCCGGGCTCGTTTGGGTCGGGCCGAAGCCGTCTTCGATCACCGCTATGGGGTTGAAGGACGCCGCGAAGAAGCTGATGGCTGATGCGGGCGTGCCGGTCACGCCGGGCTATATGGGCGAAAATCAGGATCCGGCCTTCCTCGCCGAACAGGCCGCGCAGATCGGCTACCCCGTCCTCATCAAGGCGGTCGCGGGCGGCGGCGGCAAAGGGATGCGCAAGGTCGACGCCCCAGCCGATTTTCTCGACGCGCTCGCCTCGTGCCAGCGCGAGGCGGCATCGTCATTCGGCAACGACCATGTGCTGATCGAGAAGTATATCCTGACTCCGCGCCATATCGAGGTGCAGGTGTTCGGCGACACGCACGGCAATGTCGTCCACCTGTTCGAACGCGACTGCTCGCTCCAGCGCCGCCACCAGAAGGTGATCGAGGAAGCCCCCGCCCCCGGTATGGACGAGGCGACGCGCGCCGACCTCTGCGCCGCGGCGGTGCGCGCCGCGAAGGCGGTCGACTATGTCGGCGCGGGGACGATCGAGTTCATCGCCGACGCATCGGAAGGCCTCCGCGCCGACCGCATCTGGTTCATGGAAATGAACACGCGCCTGCAGGTCGAGCATCCGGTCACCGAGGAGATCACCGGCGTCGATCTCGTCGAATGGCAGCTTCGCGTCGCGAGCGGCGAGCCGATCCCGCTCGCGCAGGACGAACTCGCGATCAACGGCTGGGCGATGGAAGCGCGGCTTTATGCCGAAGACCCCGCCAAGGGGTTCCTGCCGAGCATCGGCACGCTCGAACTCTTTCAGCTTCCCGAACAGATCGGCCGCGTCGATACGGGCGTCTATGAAGGCGCCGAGGTCTCGCCCTTCTACGACCCGATGATCGCCAAGGTGATCGCCTGGGGCGAGGAGCGCGAGGAAGCGCGCGAATTGCTGTCGGAGATGCTTGAGGACAGCGCGATCTGGCCGGTAAAGACCAATTCGGCCTTCCTGATCAACGCCCTCGACCATCCCGATTTCATCGCGGGCACGGTCGATACGGGCCTCATCGGCCGCGACGGCGATGCGATGACCGAGGAACCGGTGCCGAGCGCGCAAGCGCTCACCAACGCCGCGATGGCGATGGTGCCGCGCTCGCTGCAATCGGGCTTCCGCCTCAATGCATCCGATATACGCTCGTCCCCCTTCCTGCTCGACGGCAAGCGCGTCGAGGTCGAACTGCACGGCCCGGGCGCCGAAGAGCCCGCGCCCGCGATGCTCGTTGCCGAGGGCGGTTCGGTCTGGCAGCTCGCACCCTGGCGCGCCGAGGGCAGCGCCGGCGGCGCCGCGGGCGACGGCGCGATTCTGTCGCCCATGCCGGGCAAGGTCATCGCGGTCGATGTCGCCGCGGGCGACAAAGTGACCAAGGGGCAGAAATTGCTCACGCTCGAAGCGATGAAGATGGAACATAGCCTGACCGCGCCGTTCGATGGCATTGTCGCCGAGCTCAACGCAGTTGCGGGTTCGCAGGTGCAGGTCGAGGCGCTGCTCGCCCTGATCGAGAAGGACGAAGCATAA
- a CDS encoding acyl-CoA dehydrogenase C-terminal domain-containing protein has translation MPVYRAPVQDTLFLLNDVLGVERYANLPGFANATPDMIEAVLTEAGKFCEEVLFPINQSGDLEGCTRHDDGSVTTPKGFKEAYKAYCEAGWTLLTQPEEFGGQGLPHVVGFPVEEYRMAANQAFAMYPGLTQAAVAAILVKGSEEQKATYVPKMISGEWGGTMNLTEPHCGTDLGLIRTRAVPNGDGSYDVTGTKIFISSGEHDLTGNIIHLVLAKTPDAPDSVKGISLFIVPKFLVNEDGSPGERNRLQCGSIEHKMGIHANSTCVMNYDGAKGWMVGEENKGLAAMFVMMNAARLGVGIQGLGQADIAFQNAVQYAQDRRQGRALTGPKDPQEKADPLFVHPDVRRMLMDGKATVEGLRALCLWGALQVDLSHLAETEEERQQADDLVSLLTPVIKGYGTDKGYDVATNAQQVFGGHGYIEEQGMSQYVRDARITMIYEGANGVQAMDLVGRKLAQNGGRAIQSLFAIVDTECAAAKDRPALADFAVRLEKANGELKAATMWFMQNGMANPNNVGAGAHHYMHITGIVALGLMWLRMAEAAQVALDEGRGNKDFLEAKIVTARHFGERFLPDAGSLRRKIEAGSEAMMALTPEQFFAA, from the coding sequence ATGCCCGTCTATCGCGCCCCTGTGCAGGACACTCTTTTCCTCCTCAACGACGTGCTCGGCGTCGAGCGCTATGCAAACCTCCCCGGCTTCGCCAATGCGACACCGGACATGATCGAGGCGGTGCTGACCGAGGCGGGGAAATTCTGCGAGGAAGTGCTGTTCCCGATCAACCAGTCGGGTGACCTCGAGGGTTGCACGCGCCACGACGATGGCAGCGTCACGACGCCGAAGGGCTTCAAGGAAGCCTATAAGGCCTATTGCGAAGCGGGCTGGACGCTGCTGACCCAGCCCGAGGAATTCGGCGGACAGGGGCTGCCGCATGTCGTGGGTTTCCCGGTCGAGGAATATCGCATGGCGGCGAACCAGGCCTTTGCAATGTATCCCGGACTGACGCAGGCAGCCGTCGCCGCGATCCTCGTCAAGGGATCGGAGGAGCAGAAGGCGACCTATGTCCCGAAGATGATCTCGGGCGAATGGGGCGGGACGATGAACCTGACCGAGCCGCATTGCGGCACCGACCTCGGCCTCATCCGCACGCGCGCGGTGCCGAACGGCGACGGCAGCTATGACGTCACAGGCACGAAGATTTTCATTTCGTCGGGTGAGCACGACCTGACCGGCAACATCATTCATCTCGTCCTCGCAAAGACCCCTGACGCGCCCGACAGCGTCAAGGGCATCTCGCTGTTCATCGTGCCCAAGTTCCTCGTCAACGAAGACGGCTCGCCTGGTGAGCGTAACAGGCTGCAGTGCGGGTCGATCGAGCACAAGATGGGCATCCATGCCAATTCGACCTGTGTGATGAATTATGACGGGGCAAAGGGCTGGATGGTCGGCGAGGAGAACAAGGGGCTCGCCGCCATGTTCGTGATGATGAACGCCGCGCGCCTCGGCGTCGGCATTCAGGGTCTGGGGCAGGCCGACATCGCCTTCCAGAACGCCGTCCAATATGCGCAGGACCGCCGCCAGGGCCGTGCGCTGACCGGTCCGAAGGACCCGCAGGAAAAGGCCGACCCGCTGTTCGTCCACCCCGATGTGCGCCGCATGCTGATGGACGGCAAGGCGACGGTGGAGGGGCTGCGCGCGCTGTGCCTGTGGGGCGCGCTCCAGGTTGACCTGTCGCATCTCGCGGAAACCGAGGAAGAGCGCCAACAGGCCGACGATCTCGTCAGCCTGCTTACCCCGGTGATCAAGGGCTATGGCACCGACAAGGGCTATGACGTCGCGACGAATGCGCAGCAGGTGTTCGGTGGCCATGGCTACATCGAGGAACAGGGCATGAGCCAATATGTCCGCGATGCCCGCATCACGATGATCTACGAAGGCGCCAACGGCGTCCAGGCGATGGACCTCGTCGGCCGCAAGCTCGCGCAGAACGGCGGCCGCGCGATTCAGTCACTGTTCGCTATCGTCGATACCGAATGCGCCGCGGCAAAGGATCGTCCGGCATTGGCCGATTTCGCGGTCCGGCTCGAAAAAGCGAATGGCGAACTGAAGGCCGCGACGATGTGGTTCATGCAGAATGGTATGGCGAACCCCAATAATGTCGGCGCGGGCGCGCACCATTATATGCACATCACGGGCATCGTCGCATTGGGCCTGATGTGGCTGCGCATGGCCGAGGCGGCGCAGGTGGCGTTGGACGAAGGGCGCGGGAACAAGGACTTCCTCGAAGCCAAGATCGTGACCGCGCGCCACTTCGGCGAGCGCTTCCTGCCCGATGCGGGATCGCTCCGCCGCAAGATCGAGGCGGGCAGCGAGGCGATGATGGCGCTGACGCCCGAGCAATTCTTCGCCGCCTGA
- the purF gene encoding amidophosphoribosyltransferase, translating to MLTTHPFDDDKLREECGVFGIHGADSASAVVALGLHALQHRGQEAAGITAFDGKDFHTHRAMGHVAGNFDRDEIIRQLDGPSAVGHVRYSTTGETALRNVQPLYADLSTGGFAVAHNGNISNAAALKKVLVRRGSIFQSTSDTEVIIHLVATSNYRSLLDRFIDALKQVEGAYSLICLTAEGMIGCRDPLGIRPLVIGKLGDAHILASETVALDVVGAEFVRSVEPGELVIVRDGQLTSHRPFAEQSARPCIFEYVYFSRPDSIVDGTSVYSVRKAIGAELARENPVDADLVIPVPDSGTPAAIGYAQESGIPFELGIIRSHYVGRTFIQPGDKVRHLGVKLKHNANRALIAGKRIVLIDDSIVRGTTSLKIVQMMRDAGAAEVHMRIASPPTQHSCFYGVDTPERAKLLAAQMSVGQMANFINADSLAFLTIDGLYRALGEAERKQNAPQYCDACFTGDYPTTLTDFDEHGLEDQFSLLAERVV from the coding sequence ATGCTGACGACCCACCCTTTCGACGACGACAAACTCCGCGAGGAGTGCGGCGTATTTGGTATTCATGGCGCCGATAGCGCTTCCGCGGTTGTCGCGCTGGGGCTGCACGCCCTGCAGCACCGCGGGCAGGAAGCCGCAGGCATCACCGCCTTCGACGGCAAGGATTTCCATACCCATCGCGCGATGGGCCATGTCGCGGGCAATTTCGATCGCGACGAGATCATCCGTCAGCTCGACGGCCCGTCGGCGGTTGGCCATGTCCGCTATTCGACGACGGGCGAGACCGCGCTTCGCAACGTCCAACCGCTCTATGCCGATTTGTCGACCGGCGGCTTCGCGGTGGCGCACAACGGCAACATCTCCAACGCTGCGGCTTTGAAGAAGGTGCTCGTCCGTCGCGGATCGATCTTCCAGTCGACCAGCGATACCGAGGTGATCATCCACCTCGTTGCGACGTCGAACTACCGCTCTTTGCTCGACCGCTTCATCGACGCGCTGAAGCAGGTCGAGGGCGCTTATTCGCTAATCTGTTTGACCGCCGAAGGCATGATCGGCTGCCGCGATCCGCTCGGCATCCGCCCGCTCGTCATCGGCAAGCTCGGCGATGCGCATATCCTGGCGTCGGAAACGGTGGCGCTCGACGTGGTCGGCGCCGAATTCGTCCGCTCGGTCGAGCCCGGGGAGCTGGTGATCGTCCGCGACGGCCAGCTGACCTCGCACCGCCCCTTTGCCGAGCAGTCGGCGCGCCCGTGTATCTTCGAATATGTCTATTTCTCGCGTCCCGATTCGATCGTCGACGGCACGAGCGTCTATTCGGTGCGCAAGGCGATCGGCGCCGAACTCGCGCGCGAAAATCCGGTCGACGCCGACCTCGTCATCCCCGTCCCCGATTCGGGCACGCCCGCGGCGATCGGCTATGCGCAGGAATCGGGCATTCCGTTCGAACTCGGCATCATCCGTTCGCACTATGTCGGACGCACCTTCATCCAGCCGGGCGACAAGGTCCGCCATCTGGGTGTCAAGCTGAAGCACAACGCCAACCGCGCGCTGATCGCGGGCAAGCGTATCGTGCTAATCGACGATTCGATCGTGCGCGGCACGACGAGCCTCAAGATCGTGCAGATGATGCGCGATGCCGGTGCCGCCGAAGTGCATATGCGCATCGCGAGCCCGCCGACCCAGCACAGCTGCTTCTATGGCGTCGATACGCCGGAACGCGCCAAGCTGCTCGCGGCACAAATGAGCGTCGGGCAGATGGCGAACTTCATCAATGCCGACAGCCTCGCCTTTCTGACCATCGACGGCCTTTACCGGGCACTCGGCGAAGCCGAGCGGAAGCAGAACGCGCCGCAATATTGCGACGCCTGCTTCACGGGCGACTATCCGACCACGCTGACCGATTTCGACGAGCATGGCCTGGAAGATCAATTTTCGCTGCTTGCCGAACGAGTTGTCTGA
- a CDS encoding MaoC family dehydratase — protein sequence MAGKYFDEWAIGDTLTHDIRRTVTETDNLLFTVMTHNPQPLHLDIEAAKASEFGQILVNGTFTFSLMVGLSVGDTTLGTLVANLGYDKLVMPKPVFIGDTLRAESEVISLKESKSRPNAGIVTFLHRCINQRDELVCQCERSALVQRKAN from the coding sequence ATGGCCGGCAAATATTTCGACGAATGGGCAATCGGCGACACGCTGACGCACGACATCCGTCGCACGGTGACCGAGACGGACAATCTTCTCTTCACGGTGATGACCCACAATCCGCAGCCGCTGCACCTCGATATCGAGGCGGCGAAGGCGTCGGAGTTCGGGCAGATCCTCGTCAACGGCACCTTCACCTTCAGCCTGATGGTCGGGTTGTCGGTCGGCGACACGACGCTTGGCACGCTCGTCGCGAATTTGGGTTATGACAAGCTCGTCATGCCGAAGCCGGTGTTCATCGGCGATACGCTCCGCGCCGAGAGCGAAGTCATCAGCCTGAAAGAGTCGAAATCGCGCCCCAACGCGGGCATCGTGACCTTCCTCCATCGCTGTATCAACCAGCGCGATGAACTAGTGTGCCAATGCGAGCGTTCTGCCCTTGTCCAGCGGAAGGCCAACTGA
- a CDS encoding carboxyl transferase domain-containing protein, translated as MSAPVLGTNINADSDEYRTRSAHNRALTDALRTAVAEAALGGNEKSRERHRSRGKLLPRERVERLLDPGSPFLEIGQLAANDLYDGEVPGAGLICGIGRVSGRQCMVVCNDATVKGGTYYPMTVKKHLRAQEIAEANRLPCIYLVDSGGANLPHQDQVFPDRDHFGRIFFNQANMSAKRIPQIACVMGSCTAGGAYVPAMSDETVIVRNQGTIFLAGPPLVKAATGEEISAEDLGGGDLHAKKSGVVDHLAENDEHALTIVRDIVSHLGEDKGFEIALKDPRPPKYDGEELYGVVPDDVRAPYDVHEVIARIVDGSEFHEFKANYGSTLVCGFAHIWGIPVAILANNGVLFSESAVKGAHFIELAQQRRIPLLFLQNISGFMVGGKYEAEGIAKHGAKLVTAVATATVPKITVLIGGSFGAGNYGMCGRAYSPRFLFTWPNARISVMGGEQAASVLATVHRDADKWTPEEAQAFKAPIRQKYEDEGNPYHATARLWDDGIIDPAQTRDVLGLAFAATLNAPVEDRGFGVFRM; from the coding sequence GTGAGCGCACCGGTTCTCGGCACGAATATCAACGCGGACAGCGACGAATATCGCACGCGCAGCGCGCATAATCGCGCGCTGACCGACGCGCTGCGGACGGCGGTCGCCGAAGCTGCGCTCGGCGGCAACGAAAAGTCGCGAGAGCGGCATAGGAGCCGCGGCAAGCTGCTGCCGCGCGAGCGCGTCGAGCGATTGCTCGATCCGGGCTCGCCCTTCCTCGAAATCGGCCAGCTCGCGGCGAACGACCTCTACGACGGCGAAGTGCCCGGCGCGGGGCTGATCTGCGGGATCGGCCGCGTGTCGGGGCGCCAGTGCATGGTCGTCTGCAACGATGCGACGGTGAAGGGCGGCACTTACTATCCGATGACGGTCAAGAAGCATCTGCGCGCGCAGGAGATTGCCGAGGCGAACCGCCTGCCCTGCATCTACCTCGTCGACAGCGGCGGCGCGAACCTGCCGCATCAGGACCAAGTGTTTCCCGACCGCGACCATTTCGGGCGCATCTTCTTCAACCAGGCGAATATGAGTGCCAAGCGCATCCCGCAGATCGCCTGCGTGATGGGGAGTTGTACCGCGGGCGGCGCCTATGTCCCCGCGATGTCGGACGAGACGGTGATCGTGCGCAACCAGGGCACGATCTTCCTTGCCGGCCCGCCGCTGGTGAAGGCCGCGACGGGCGAAGAAATCAGCGCCGAGGACCTCGGCGGCGGCGACCTGCACGCGAAAAAGTCGGGCGTCGTCGACCATCTCGCCGAGAATGACGAACATGCGCTGACGATCGTTCGCGACATCGTCAGCCACCTCGGCGAGGACAAGGGTTTCGAGATTGCGCTTAAAGATCCGCGCCCTCCCAAATATGATGGCGAAGAGCTTTACGGCGTCGTCCCTGATGACGTCCGCGCCCCCTATGATGTGCACGAGGTAATCGCGCGCATCGTCGACGGCAGCGAGTTTCACGAATTCAAGGCGAATTACGGGAGCACGCTCGTCTGCGGCTTCGCGCATATCTGGGGCATTCCGGTCGCGATCCTTGCGAACAATGGCGTGCTCTTCAGCGAAAGCGCGGTCAAGGGCGCGCATTTCATCGAGCTCGCGCAGCAGCGGCGCATTCCCCTGCTCTTCCTCCAGAATATCAGCGGCTTCATGGTCGGCGGCAAATATGAGGCCGAAGGCATTGCAAAACATGGTGCAAAGCTGGTGACGGCCGTGGCAACCGCGACGGTGCCGAAGATTACCGTGCTGATCGGCGGCAGCTTCGGCGCAGGCAACTACGGCATGTGCGGACGCGCCTACAGCCCCCGCTTCCTCTTCACCTGGCCCAATGCGCGGATCAGCGTGATGGGCGGCGAACAGGCGGCATCGGTACTGGCGACCGTCCACCGCGACGCCGACAAATGGACGCCGGAAGAGGCTCAAGCCTTCAAGGCGCCGATCCGCCAGAAATATGAGGATGAGGGCAATCCCTACCACGCGACCGCGCGCCTCTGGGACGACGGCATCATCGACCCCGCCCAGACGCGCGACGTGCTTGGGCTAGCCTTCGCGGCAACGCTGAACGCCCCGGTCGAGGACCGCGGGTTCGGCGTGTTCAGGATGTAA